The sequence TCTCCCTCCAcagagggggtggagggagaCAAGTTTTTTGGCATTCGCGAAAAGGGAGGCACGGCCTTGGGTGGAGGGGACATCCTTCTGTTTTCTCTGCCATGGTTTTAAAACACTCTGTCTCCCAGTtgttttggagagagagagagagagagagtccctcagtaaacattgtgaatatgaattatggtctcaatctctagttgcaagtcttcttcaatacagcgtgatgttcatttagtaaatgatggtccattaaGAGTCAGACAGACCATAAAGTTGGGTATGCGTCAGAGCGAGGAttactttgattgacaggttgctgccTCTACCAGAGCTGCACACGGCGCCTCTTTGTACCTCCTCCACATTACAAATATGGTCTCTTCCGTTTATTGGttgccaaaaaaacaacacagcgACGGCTGTAATCTAAGATGCTGATGCCAAATCGGTGAACTCAAGGCTTCATAACAGTTCCCAAACCAACGGGTCACGACGACTACGTCCATTTCCTTTTTACAGACTGGTTCACTCTAGATTCTCAAATGCTAATCACAAGCATTTTAAAAACGCCAAACATGTTTTCCGTTTGGAGGTTTTAACAAACATGATTAATGTGATTCGCTTCACGCTCCGCTACAGTGggataaatcacctctggcctgCTTTCTGAAGGATGATTCCTTTTTCACAGACGGCTGTTATTTCAAAAGATGTCAGATAATCGTGTCTTACTACAATAATTGGTAAAGGTCTTCAACTTGACACTGTGTGTGATGGAAATGTTGTGAGCAGATGAGCTGGAGACTGAAGAAGCAGCGGGAGACTCGGTGTCTTAAACTGAAGGTTTATTGAAGAAATCAAGAAGAGAAGCCACACACAGCAAtacaagtgagaaaaaaaaatgtgatcaAGATGCATCGCCAACTTCAATTCATACGTTTTTTGCTCTTCAAAGGGTATTTAACCTGTGCTGGATGTACAGAATTGTGGAAATACTAAATACGGTTGTTTCCCAGCCAGGCTTATACGCGTACAAATGCAGGCAGAGATCATGACGTTGTTTCTTCTGCAAgcctctgggtgtgtgtgtgtgtgtgtgtgtgttgtgatctTTAGACATTGGACTCCCCTCATGCCCCTCGATGCAGGATTCCATGAAGAGAGACAGCAGAGCTCCTCTATCAGTACCTACTGCTCTGGGCCTTAAGGAAGGTCAACCTGGTCTGGATAACGGATAATCCACAAGTCTCTAAAAGGACATCATATTAGAATGACCTGCAAAGCACACCGTAAGAGTCCTTCTATATGTTCAAACACATTTAGTTGTTTAATATCTACATACAGCCCATTGCATCATATCATACAGTTCAATGCATGCATCCTTCAGTGGGGACTTGATCGATGCCCTCACACGTAGTTCTTGATGGCGTAGCTGCTGCCCGTGGGTGTCTTGGCCAGCATGTACCTGCCGGAGGGGAACCCGGCCCTCTGTGACGGGCAGCTCGTGCACAGTATGGCCCCCCTGCAGAACAGCAAGCCGGACACGACAAAGCCGATGTATATGGCCGCCCCGAGCTCCCTCTTGAGCACCTCGGGGACGAGCGGGTTGTGGAAGTCCCTGATGACGGAGTTGGCCGTCCAGGAGACGGCGACCACGGTGACGAGTGCCGCCAGGCAGAAGACGGCCCCGGAGCCCAGCACCAGCCGCGCCTTGAGCGCTGGGTGGCCCAGGCAGTTGGTGCAGCGCGCCCCCAGGAGGAAGACCAGGAAGCCCAGGCACCCCAGCACCAGGCCGATGCAGATGAGGCCGCGGGCCGCCTGCAGGTCCGGCGACAGGTCCAGTAGGGCGTCGTAGAGCTTGCACTGCATCTGGCCGGTGTACTCGCTGACGCAGGTCATCCACAGGCCCTCCCAGAACACCTGCATGACCACCAGCTGGGTGCCGATGAACGCCGTCACCTTCCACATGGGCAGGGCGCAGATCAGGATGGTCCCGGCGACGCCAATCATGGACAGGCTAATGCCCAGCTCCTGCACAGCCATgggacagcggggggggggggggactctctCACAGCCTGGGGGACaccgagggggaagaggagcatCATCACGTTTATGTATGGCTTTAACCCACAAGAAGGAACGATGTACACTAAAGAAATAGAAAGAGACAAGCTGCACAAGGAGTCTGTGCAGGCCAACTGGGTACATTATGATCAGATGTGATGATGACACCAACCGCAGAGATACGTTTCCGTACTTCTCAGGTTGTTTTCTGTCACCGGTGTCATCGGCTAAAGATGGCCGATGGTTAGCCATGAAGGCAAATGTCCACAAGGTTGCAGTATGTCACAATGACAAGGAATCGGGTTGTGCTGATGACTGGAGGCAAAGAcaatctgttgttttttttcattttaaaatatgtatctCAAAATTCAAAGTTAGAaatttgaagtaaaaaaaatgtacGATGTGTATATCAAGTGTCATCTTCTGTTAAAGAACAGTTGCTGACATTAATCTTAGTCTTTTAATATTCAGTGCTGAATCCACTTATTTTTGTGTGGTGTTGCAGGAGAATTATCACACTTTGATTTTTCACAAATCTTTTATATTTAAGAATATATtttagacaacaacaacaacaaaaatcaatgtCGAAATGTTGTTTCATAATCAAAGCTAAAGACATTTcacaacaagaaaaaaagcagtTATTCGTATAATTTGAGCAATTATTGTAGGcgtacattttcttttgaataaCTAATTGTATGCATGTCTCATTCAGTCTCATTCAATCTCTAATCACCCATTTTTGACGGCAGTGAGTTGTTCAAgtgagaaaaaggaaaatgtatTTCACGAACACCATCAACGGGTGGGTTTAACGTCTGACCTCCAAATCCAAGGCAGACGGTCAAGTCACTTTACATGAGAGGTCATGAATCTTTCACTCCTCCTAAAGGTGGAATAATCATTGATTTTCGTCAACGCCTGTCCTCATTTCACTCGTGCGCATCCCCTCTATGTTTGCATTATATGACTGTTTCCATTGCGTTTTCAGACTATCATTAAATCGATTTTAAGTTTCAACATTTGTTTTCGTTATTAAAACATTGTAACAATCAtaattattaataaagtaaacGTATCAGAGGGCTGTAGTGTCTTAATGTACTAATAGTACCAATCGTACCACAGGAGTGTCATACAGTGCTATTGCTTCACCTCCCAAGATCAGTTAAACCAGTGcatcatgaaataaatacacacatattcatccATCATGTGGATTGCCCAGtcacatcactcacacacaccctcctccctcAGATGGGTTCGCATCTGCGCTCATACTGGCTATTTGTGAACACAGTCCTGCTGATCCGGCTCAGTGGGTGACTGGACTCCTCCTGCCCCCCCAGCCCCGGCCGCTCTGCCGGCCTCTCCGCGATGTGGCATCTGGTGGTGAGAACCGCTCCCCCGGCCACCATCAGGACTAAGGAGATCCACCCGAGGTACAGCGCCGGGCCCCAGTCCCTCCGCAGCAGCACGGCGCCCTCCAGCGGCTGCCCGGTGTGGTGGCACGTCCAGGCGGTGGGAACCAGCAGCAGGAGCCCGGACAGGACGAAGAGGGcgccagaaaacactttgaattggCCACGCGGGGAACCACACGACCCCGTGGCTCCGATCGCCGTGGCGAAACCCCCGGCCCGAATGGCGGCCATGCCGAGGGCCCGCCACGTCCGAAAGTTCGGAGAGAGACATGAGGGACTGGTAAAACGAGCAGTGTAAGCTGCCGTCGTGGGACAGATCCCAGTGATCCCATTCCAGCCACACCCGTCCCAGTAGGCCGGCAGGGTGGCCGTGACGTTGTCCACGGTGCCGCTCACCGTCCACAGGGCCAGGCAGCGCGTCAGGATGGCGCACAGCCACCCGGCGAGGGCCACACCGAGGGCAGCGAGCTCCAGCTGCCGCTGCATGGCTCCCGGCCTGCCCTgatcctcctccccttctctgcGGGCCGAACCAGAGGCTGCAGGCGTTGGGGTTGGGGTGCTTTGTTTAGTTTGAGACCTTCTGTGTATGTTTTGCGTGTGTACTCTGTTTGTTTTGCATGTCTATTCAGAGAAGGGTGGAGGGAGACCAGTTCTTTGGCATTCGCGAAAAGGGAGGCACTGCCTTGGGTGGAGGAGGGACATCCTTCTGTTTTCTCTGCCATGGTTTCAAAACAATCTCTTTCTCCCAGTtgttttggagagagagagagagagagagaacagagcctCCACTGTGTCTGATTGTTCAGCCGACTTGGACATGATTTAAAGAGCACAAGCTCCAACACCCAACTTATGAATTCATCTTGTGTCTTACACGTgcgttctctctactgaccagcagggggcgactgctCTTGTTGACAAATGAAGTCTTTgaaaaaatgactctacttgtcccttgatttattccctcagtaaacattgtgaatatgagttcatggtctcaatctctagttgcaaggcttcttcaatacagcgtgatgttcatttcgtaaattatggtccattaAGAGTCAGACAGACCATAAAGTTGGGTATGCTTCAGAGCGAGGAttactttgattgacaggttgctgccTCTACCAGAGGTGCACACGGCGCCTCTTTGTACCTCCTCCACATTACAAATATGGTCTCTTCCGTTTATTGGttgccaaaaaaacaacacagcgACGGCTGTAATCTAAGATGCTGATGCCAAATCGGTGAACTCAAGGCTTCATAACAGTTCCCAAACCAACGGGTCACGACGACTACGTCCATTTCCATTTACAGACTGGTTCACTCTAGATTATCAAATGCTAATCACAAGCATTTTAAAAACGCCAAACATGTTTTCCGTTTGGAGGTTTTAACAAACATGATTAATGTGATTCGCTTCACGCTCCGCTACAGTGggataaatcacctctggcctgCTTTCTGAAGGAGGATTCCTTTTTCACAGACGGCTGTCATTTCAAAAGATGTCAGATAATCGTGTCTTACTACAATAATTGGTAAAGGTCTTCAACTTGACACTGTGTGTGATGGAAATGTTGTGAGCAGATGAGCTGGAGACTGAAGAAGCAGCGGGAGACTCGGTGTCTTAAACTGAAGGTTTATTAAGAAGagaagcaacacacagcaatacaagtgagaaaaaaatatgtgaTCAAGATGCATCGCCAACTTCAATTCATACGTTTTTTGCTCTTCAAAGGGTATTTAACCTGTGCTGGATGTACAGAATTGTGGAAATACTAAATACGGTTGTTTCCCAGCCAGGCTTATACGCGTACAAATGCAGGCAGAGATCATGACGTCGTTTCTTCTGcaagcctctgtgtgtgtgtgtgtgtgtgtgtgtgtgttgtgatctTTAGACATTGGACTCCCCTCATGCCCCTCGATGCAGGATTCCATGAAGAGAGACAGCAGAGCTCCTCTATCAGTACCTACTGCTCTGGGCCTTAAGGAAGGTCAACCTGGTCTGGATAACGGATAATCCACAAGTCTCTAAAAGGACATCATATTAGAATGACTTGCAAAGCACACCGTAAGAGTCCTTCTATATGTTCAAACACATTTAGTTGTTTAATATCTACATACAGCCCATCATATCATACAGTTCAATGCATGCATCCTTCAGTGGGGACTTGATCGATGCCCTCACACGTAGTTCTTGATGGCGTAGCTGCTGCCCGTGGGTGTCTTGGCCAGCATGTACCTGCCGGAGGGGAACCCGGCCCTCCGTGGCGGGCAGCTCGTGCACAGTATGGCCCCCCCGCAGAACAGCAAGCCGGACACGACAAAGCCGATGTATATGGCCGCCCCGAGCTCCCTCTTGAGCACCTCGGGGACGAGCGGGTTGTGGAAGTCCCTGATGACGGAGTTGGCCGTCCAGGAGACGGCGACCACGGTGACGAGTGCCGCCAGGCAGAAGACGGCCCCGGAGCCCAGCACCAGCCGCGCCTTGAGCGCTGGGTGGCCCAGGCAGTTGGTGCAGCGCGCCCCCAGGAGGAAGACCAGGAAGCCCAGGCACCCCAGCACCAGGCCGATGCAGATGAGGCCGCGGGCCGCCTGCAGGTCCGGCGACAGGTCCAGTAGGGCGTCATAGAGCTTGCACTGCATCTGGCCGGTGTACTCGCTGACGCAGGTCATCCACAGGCCCTCCCAGAACACCTGCATGACCACCAGCTGGGTGCCGATGAACGCCGTCACCTTCCACATGGGCAGGGCGCAGATCAGGATGGTCCCGGCGACGCCAATCATGGACAGGCTAATGCCCAGCTCCTGCACAGCCATGGGACAGCGGGGGGGACTCTCTCACAGCCTGGGGGACAccgggggggaagaggagcatCATCACGTTTATGTATGGCTTTAACCCACAAGAAGGAACGATGTACACTAAAGAAATAGAAAGAGACAAGCTGCACAAGGAGTCTGTGCAGGCCAACTGGGTACATTATGATCAGATGTGATGATGACACCAACCGCAGAGATACGTTTCCGTACTTCTCAGGTTGTTTTCTGTCACCGGTGTCATCGGCTAAAGATGGCCGATGGTTAGCCATGAAGGCAAATGTCCACAAGGTTGCAGTATGTCACAATGACAAGGAATCGGGTTGTGCTGACGACTGGAGGCAAAGAcaatctgttgtttttttcattttaaaatatgtatctcaaaattcaaagtttgaaatttgaagtaaaaaaaatgaaagatgtGTATATCAAGTGTCATCTTCTGTTAAAGAACAGATGCTGACATTAATCTTCGTCTTTTAATATTCAGTGCTGAATCCACTTATTTTTTTGTGGTGTTGCAGGAGAATTATCACACTTTGATTTTTCACAAATCTTTTATATTTAAGAATATATtttagacaacaacaacaaaaatcaatgtCGAAATGTTGTTTCATAACCAAAGCTAAAGACATTTCACAACAAGAATAAAAGCAGTTATTCGTATAATTTGAGCAATTATTGTAGGcgtacattttcttttgaataaCTAATTGTATGCATGTCTCATTCAGTCTCATTCAATCTATAATCACCCATTTTTGACCGCAGTGAGTTGTTCAagtgagaaaaaaggaaaatgtatgTCACTAACACCATCAACGGGTGGGTTTAACGTCTGACCTCCAAATCCAAGGCAGACGGTCAAGTCACTTTACATGAGAGGTCATGAATCTTTCACTCCTCCTAAAGGTGAAATAATCATTGATCCTCATCAACATCTGTCTTCATTTCACTCGTTTCACGACAACACAGAGTCGCTGAGGAGAAAAGCATGAAGGCAAACGGCCGAGGAAGCAGGAACG comes from Pseudoliparis swirei isolate HS2019 ecotype Mariana Trench chromosome 20, NWPU_hadal_v1, whole genome shotgun sequence and encodes:
- the LOC130210650 gene encoding claudin-4-like, with protein sequence MAVQELGISLSMIGVAGTILICALPMWKVTAFIGTQLVVMQVFWEGLWMTCVSEYTGQMQCKLYDALLDLSPDLQAARGLICIGLVLGCLGFLVFLLGARCTNCLGHPALKARLVLGSGAVFCLAALVTVVAVSWTANSVIRDFHNPLVPEVLKRELGAAIYIGFVVSGLLFCRGAILCTSCPSQRAGFPSGRYMLAKTPTGSSYAIKNYV
- the LOC130211068 gene encoding claudin-4-like, with translation MTSMGLQMTGCAMGLLGWIGVLIVCGTPMWRVTSFIGSNIVTSQVIWEGIWMNCVVQSTGQLQCKVYDSMLALSSDLQAARYLMVVSIVTGIVGIFIAFFGGKCTNFIPNERAKARASVAAGVLLIISGLLCLIAVSWTASIIIRDFYNPMLMYALKRELGASLYIGWGELGISLSMIGVAGTILICALPMWKVTAFIGTQLVVMQVFWEGLWMTCVSEYTGQMQCKLYDALLDLSPDLQAARGLICIGLVLGCLGFLVFLLGARCTNCLGHPALKARLVLGSGAVFCLAALVTVVAVSWTANSVIRDFHNPLVPEVLKRELGAAIYIGFVVSGLLFCGGAILCTSCPPRRAGFPSGRYMLAKTPTGSSYAIKNYV